The following proteins are encoded in a genomic region of Ictalurus furcatus strain D&B chromosome 6, Billie_1.0, whole genome shotgun sequence:
- the LOC128609027 gene encoding mitochondrial chaperone BCS1 — MTFSDFLGALKDNPYFGAGFGLVGVGTALALARKGAQIGMVFFRRHYMITLEVPSRDKSYHWLLSWITKHAKHTQHLSVETSYMQHESGRVRTQFDFHPSPGNHIIWYGRTWIRVERTREKQMVDLHTGTPWESVTFTAFGRDRQIFFNILQEARELALKQEEGRTVMYTAMGAEWRPFGFPRRRRPLSSVVLENGVAERIVEDVKEFISNPKWYTDRGIPYRRGYLLYGPPGCGKSSFITALAGELGYSICLMSLSDRSLSDDRLNHLLSVAPQQSIILLEDVDAAFVSRDLLPTENPMAYQGMGRLTFSGLLNALDGVASSEARIVFMTTNFIERLDPALIRPGRVDLKQYVGYCTHYQLTHMFQRFFPLESAAEGERFAAHALAAHTELSAAQVQGHFMLYKMDPAGAIDNVAKISK; from the exons ATGACCTTTTCAGATTTTCTGGGAGCTTTGAAGGACAACCCCTATTTTGGGGCTGGTTTTGGGCTAGTTGGTGTGGGCACAGCACTTGCACTTGCAAGAAAGGGGGCACAGATTGGCATGGTCTTCTTCAGGCGACATTATATGATCACCCTGGAGGTTCCCAGCAGAGATAAGAGTTACCACTGGTTGTTGAGCTGGATTACCAAACATGCCAAGCATACGCAGCATCTCAGTGTAGAGACCTCATACATGCAGCATGAGAGCGGACGGGTCCGCACACAGTTTGATTTCCACCCAAGTCCTGGAAATCACATAATTTG GTATGGCAGAACATGGATAAGAGTGGAGAGGACCAGAGAGAAGCAGATGGTGGATCTGCACACAGGAACACCATGGGAGTCTGTCACCTTTACAGCCTTTGGCAGAGACCGGCAAATTTTCTTCAACATACTGCAGGAAG CACGAGAGCTGGCTCTGAAGCAGGAAGAAGGCCGCACTGTGATGTACACTGCTATGGGTGCGGAGTGGAGGCCTTTCGGCTTCCCCCGTCGTCGGCGCCCTTTGTCCTCTGTCGTCCTGGAGAATGGAGTAGCTGAGAGGATTGTGGAAGATGTGAAGGAATTTATTAGTAATCCAAAGTGGTATACTGACAGAG ggaTCCCATACAGAAGGGGATATTTATTGTATGGCCCTCCGGGTTGTGGAAAGAGCAGCTTCAT CACGGCCCTCGCTGGCGAGTTGGGTTACAGTATCTGTTTGATGAGTCTGAGTGACCGTAGTCTTTCTGATGACCGACTGAATCACCTGCTGAGTGTGGCACCACAGCAGAGCATCATTCTGCTGGAGGATGTGGATGCTGCCTTTGTCAGCCGAGACCTGCTGCCAACTGAGA ACCCAATGGCCTACCAGGGCATGGGGAGGCTCACGTTTAGCGGACTTCTTAACGCACTGGATGGAGTTGCTTCTTCAGAAGCTAGAATAGTCTTCATGACTACTAATTTTATTGAGAG ACTTGATCCAGCTCTAATAAGACCTGGTCGTGTGGATCTGAAGCAGTATGTTGGATATTGTACACATTATCAGCTCACTCACATGTTCCAGAGGTTCTTCCCACTGGAGTCTGCAGCTGAGGGGGAAAGATTCGCAGCACATGCCCTGGCAGCACACACAGAACTCAGCGCGGCTCAAGTTCAGGGACATTTCATGCTTTATAAAATGGACCCTGCTGGTGCTATAGATAAcgttgcaaagatttcaaaatgA
- the LOC128609024 gene encoding sterol 26-hydroxylase, mitochondrial, whose amino-acid sequence MFRYSGPNLFMAGRLALRLAEPTAFQVFLGSTTTSLNLKRNAGGNATPLGSIKTEADLTEITLPTILYRMIFKGYYNRTHELQLYEKQLYGRMFKVRGGNTHAISLNSVELLEELMRKDDKFPSRGDMTLWTEYRDMNGLGYGPITEEGEKWYKLRSVLNKRMLHPKDSVQYENMINEVVTDFIKRVCHLRKMSSTGDLVPNISNELYRFTLEGMARILFETRIGCLENEIPAETQNFIDSVGQMRAQIMVLSLLPKWTRNYLPFWRRYISGWDGIFRFACKLIDRKMEHIQMGLDAGQEIAGGYLSYLLFDANMSKKDVYGSVGELLMGGVDTTSNTMMWALYLLSQDPKAQETLYQEVNSIIKGDKIPTAEDINSMPYLKSVIKETLRMYPVAPVNARLLSENDVIIGGHFFPKKTAFIMNHYAISHDETVFPEPRVFKPERWLRDGREQPIPFGSIPFGFGVRGCVGKRIAELEMHLALARIIKLFEVKLDPSVGEVKSLSLTVLVADRTVNFHFLERELM is encoded by the exons ATGTTTAGATATTCAGGACCTAACCTATTCATGGCGGGACGTCTAGCTCTGCGTTTAGCCGAGCCAACGGCTTTTCAGGTGTTCCTTGGGTCCACCACAACCAGTCTGAACTTAAAGAGAAATGCAGGTGGAAATGCTACACCTCTTGGGAGTATCAAGACTGAGGCTGACCTCACTGAGATCACTCTTCCGACAATACTGTACAGGATGATCTTTAAAGGGTACTACAATCGCACGCATGAGCTGCAG TTATATGAAAAGCAGTTGTATGGACGCATGTTTAAAGTAAGAGGTGGCAACACGCATGCAATTTCGCTGAATAGTGTGGAGCTGCTGGAGGAGCTGATGAGGAAAGATGATAAATTCCCTAGCAGAGGAGACATGACTCTCTGGACTGAATACCGAGATATGAACGGTTTGGGTTATGGTCCTATCACTGA agaaggagaaaagtggTACAAACTCCGATCGGTGTTGAACAAGCGTATGCTGCATCCAAAGGACTCTGTGCAGTATGAGAATATGATTAATGAGGTTGTCACAGATTTTATCAAACGTGTATGCCATTTACGAAAAATGAGCTCCACTGGAGACCTGGTACCCAACATATCCAATGAGCTGTACCGTTTCACTCTAGAAG GAATGGCCCGCATACTGTTTGAGACTCGTATTGGCTGTCTTGAGAATGAGATTCCAGCAGAGACTCAAAACTTCATTGACTCCGTCGGCCAGATGAGGGCTCAGATCATGGTTTTGTCTCTGTTACCCAAGTGGACTCGCAATTATTTGCCATTCTGGCGGCGTTACATAAGTGGTTGGGATGGAATCTTCAGATTCG CCTGCAAGCTAATTGACAGGAAGATGGAGCACATTCAGATGGGCCTGGATGCAGGTCAGGAAATTGCAGGAGGATATCTCAGCTACTTGCTCTTCGACGCCAACATGAGCAAAAAAGATGTGTATGGGAGCGTTGGTGAGCTGCTCATGGGAGGAGTAGACACA ACATCCAACACTATGATGTGGGCCTTGTACCTGCTGTCACAAGATCCAAAGGCACAGGAAACACTGTATCAGGAAGTTAACAGCATCATTAAAGGGGACAAAATTCCAACAGCTGAGGACATAAACAGCATGCCCTACCTCAAGTCTGTCATCAAGGAGACTCTAag aaTGTACCCAGTTGCTCCCGTGAACGCACGCCTTTTATCAGAAAACGACGTGATTATCGGAGGACACTTCTTCCCTAAGAAG ACCGCATTTATAATGAATCATTATGCAATCAGTCATGATGAGACAGTATTCCCTGAACCAAGAGTCTTCAAGCCTGAACGCTGGTTACGAGATGGGAGAGAGCAACCTATTCCTTTCGGATCCATTCCATTTGGGTTTGGAGTGAGGGGGTGTGTTGGTAAACGGATTGCTGAACTGGAAATGCACTTGGCTCTGGCAAGG ATAATAAAACTGTTTGAAGTCAAGCTGGATCCCAGTGTGGGAGAGGTCAAGTCTCTCAGTCTTACTGTGCTTGTTGCAGACAGAACAGTCAATTTTCATTTTCTGGAGCGGGAACTCATGTAA